The sequence agcacctggaaggggaggctgtgataattggaaagcaaggggcagctttacaagttaagtggaacacctttttagaaaaatggtacaggataccggaggctgagccccacgtaacgttgttggtaaacaagggatatcagtctaaagattTAGGACCCTTTGTTAAGAatgctgaaaccgtaacagtatgaaggaaaatcacgccagaggtgtggatatcagaagacaacaattgcattaaaataatggtaagtgtagatatggtagggacagtgacagaggtcgaaataactccccaaccacacatgccattgctgggaaaggaaagaggccagcagaaagatagaaggttagatgagttgccatctattctgtggtcacagcatgacacggacgtagggaaaataaatgcAGCTAGTTCAGTGGAAATAAAGCTGAAAATAAAGGAGCAATTCCActcaggagaccacaataccctctaagaccagaagcagaaaagggaatagcatcgacagaacaggggttgcttgaaataggagtgcttaaaagaacaaacagtccatgcaatatcCCGTTGCTGCCgctcttaaaagcagataaatctaagtggagattggtgcatgatttgcgagcggtaaatgatgtggtagaggactggccagcggtagtccccaacccacacacgcttttgactaatgttccaccagaagcaagttatttttctgtgattgatttgtgttcggctttcttcagcattcctctagcccaggggtcagcaacctttaccactgaaagagccacttggacccgtttcccacagaaaagaaaacactgggagccgcaaaacccgtttgacatttaaaatgaaataacactgcatacaacgttttttttgcctttatgctatgtataaacaaactataatgtgttgcatttatgaaattgatgaactcctgcagagaaaacgaaattacatttctgcatgcaacaaaaacattttgaactccgaaaaaaagacgttgggttgaaagttacttttaagtaaaatattcaatgtctatttgagtccttcttgtatttatgaaaaacgccgaacttaaattttccgccagcagcaaaccaaaaataacgtcagccagctgtcatcctgaaaaatgaaaggactatttcactgaacaatgaaaaaatatgaatataagtaaaataataggcaattaaaatatttatcatacttggttaatgggatttctgctcctggacctcagcgcacagcgtctgcacatcagggctgtatgatgtcaccttcatctttacacaggatcgcaagctgtcatctgtgaggttttcaatatcactccatttgtgtttctgagcaagaacggccttctgacgggcaacatcttcaaggtctgctgtcaagcgtctaaacttggacacccatatgtctttgtcggctatgtcggccagttccatctcaagatcaggttgactcacacctgccaatgcagtcgtattcagtagggattgatcgatgcttaagggagtgaccgggaaggataatgtgtttttttcctctctgaactcacagaagcgtttcccaaacgatgtttgcattgcgatgattgcagaatgtaaatactccgaaattatcatgtcgtgaccttgtttgaactctctcaaattggggaagtgagacaaagtgcctttctgtaaatctctggcaagcactgtcaacttgcgctcgaatgccaaaacatcctccaacatgtgcagggctgtacgtcctttcccctgaagagctgtgttcagcgtgttcaggtgcgctgtcatgtctaccatgaagtgtagcttttccagccactctggctgttccagctcaggaaaggtgagccctttgctgcccaggaaagttttcacttcttccagacacgcgacaaagcgtttcagcaccttccgtctggacagccagcgataaaaacacgttgtagcggtgtcagtaaactgcagtcaaagatagctttattcgaactaaacagccttgcttttaagcctccctcaacccagcccccatggacgcagatgctgcaaaagacgcgtactcacaaacccccgtaggctatctcccttagccggaatgctggctaattgtgagccgtttcggatgtggcaggaaatgtgtcgctacacttaggttgtacaagatcaccataattacatttcaaaagctaacaaactaacataaaatacattttaattaaatactgaccaattatttcccaaagccacagggagccgcagcacagaggtgaaagagccacaaatggctcgggagccgcaggttgccgacccccgctctagccgaccagtgtcagtatctgtttgcatttacttacagaggtgctcagtatacctatagcAGAATGCtgcaaggatttaaacattcactgcacgtttttaatcaggtgttgaaggcagacctagagggcataccattggaaagtacattgttacagtatgtggatgacctgttgatttgctcccacagtcagGAACAgagtgagcaggacactataactctgttagagaagctggcgcacggaggacataaagtttccaaaaagaaactgcaattttgcatacaacaagtggaatacttaggcagggtaatatctaagggagtgaaggcgatagcaccagatcagattgaggcaataactaaggccccaaaaccccagactgtagggcagatgatgacgtttttgggaatggcagggtacagctcagattggataggagaatatgctgagatcgcggcacctttgagaaagataatgaaagaagcaggacatacaaatttgaagaacggcttacagtggaatggagaggcagagatagctttcaatactattaaacaggaattgcagtcagcaccaggattagctttgcctgactacgagaaggtttttcatttgtatgtatccaaccgacaggagggttatgtcacaacggttctaacacaagagacaggcacaggaaaagcaaagcagccaatagcatactacagtacgagactagatgaggtggctcaggggtatccaccctgttatcagggattggcggtgctgtactatgcatatgaaaaggcatcatctgtaaccctgggctatcctgtgactctgtacacaccacaaagtagcagaattgctggaaagagggaaatttgtgctgacgccagccaggatagtagcgtatcagatgctattgacatttccagacataactatacagagatgcactacctgtaatatagccgattttgtccctttagactatgaaggagaaccccatgattgtgtagggaagacgatggcatttgccaaattgagagcagatttacggtcagaaccactagagcaggggtcggcaacctttaccactgaaagagccatatggacctgtttcccacagaaaagaaaacactgggagccacaaaacccatttgacatttaaaataaaataacactgcatacaacgttttttctGCCTTTTacgctatgtataaacaaactgtaatgtgttgcatttatgaaatcgatgaactcctgcagagaaaacgaaattacatttctgcatgcaacaaaaacatattgaactccgaaaaaaagacgttgggttgaagattacttttaagtaaaatactcagtgtctatttgagtccttcttgtatttatgaaaaacgccgaacttaaattgtctgccagcagcaaaccaaaaataatgtcagccagctgtcaacctgaaaaagagaaggactatttcactgaaccatgaaaaaatatgaatatacgtaaaataataggcaattaaaatatttatcatacttggttaatgggatttctgctcctggacctcagcgcacagtgtctgcacatcagggctggatgacgtcaccttcatctttacacaggatcgcaagccgtcatctgtgaggcgtgcgcgatgtttgtttttaatgaagttcatgttggagaacacctgctcacatacatatgtggatccaaagatcgacagtactttaagcgcatactttttaatgtttacataaatgtcggtgctagcattccatgtttcgaaatcaagtctttgcagagaggggcatatccctgattttctgcacaatttcactcttgtttttaaagtccgagaatagatgttctgaaatcttaatgaaagattcttttatatattcaccatctgtaaactgcttcctgtgcctgactatttcctgagcggcaacaaaactagcatatgtagttgattttccaaacttcatccacttcttgaaatgatttttgctcagatcaaccttccacaACAGTTCCAAAATGGCTTtgtttctctcatctccatccggatatttttgagcaaaggctgcgtgtttattctggagatgtcttgcgacatttgactttttgttgtttgctagtttcttattgcatattaagcataccggtaaaccagtcagtgaaagcaaatgaatctgcccacgtatcattaaacgttttgttttcttcagtcacttttctttttttagaattctccatagttagcctactttggatcgaaaaattaaagaaattgcacactggcgggtgtcaggcattggcagtggtgacgtatattaatagcgccaaaaaacacgttttatttagattgtacaagatcaccataatcttcaaatttagaattacattttaaaaactaacaaactaacataaaattcattttaattaaatactcattatttattttccaaagccacagggagccgcagcacagagatgaaagagtcgcatgcggctccggagtcgcgggttgccgacccctgcactagaggatgcagataaaaaggttctgttcgtagatggctcttgttatagggattatgatggaaatcatgcagggttctcagtagtgcagcaggatcagtcgagctataagattattaggatggagtcctgtccccaaccgtgttccgcccaactagcggaaatcaaagccctgacagctgcgtgtgaaatgatggaagtgagaaagtagacatttatACTGATTcagcatatgctcatggagtatgccatttgtttggggcagtgtggaaacagagaggttttaaaaaatgCAGTGGAGATTcgatacaacattgtcagcaaattctagacttaataaaagccataatgaaacctaaagcattggctgtagttaaatgccaggcacataaaaaggaaAATGATGTAATaataaagggaaatcaagctgcgggcgaggcagccagaaaggcgtctggatgtacatcagctgtcattgccccccaggtaagcctagctccagaacctgtAGTCGAGGACCTAatagaaatacaaggtaaggcaactttggcagaacagacaatgtggagacaaaGGGGGGCCGAGCAGAActcggaaggcttgtggagcaggGACgatggtttgttggtagcgcccacccctctcctgacaattctgatttcagaagcgcatgggattgatCATTGTGCagggggggaagtgataaagaaaataaagaaggatggtttttggtcaccttatttacaggcttcagtggactttgtcttgtcacagtgcgaggtatgtgCACAGAATGCAAGGTTCAGACATCAGTTACTTAACTGGTTAGAATGTAGActcagaggatggggagcatggccgactaaaatggcaataactgtcagtattgtattgttgagctatgcgcttgtgctgtgctgttttcttccttgtctcaagtctcttgtagtgtgtgctgcaaccaaacaatttctgatgctcgtggcaattactgaagcaagcttagtggagaaagaagcacCGAAGATGTATcgtacagcctacaacacctgcaggatgaacaagagcaaaacgacagtgtgggagtagattgtaagggcttctgagtttttttccctgtctcaggtacaaagggacaggtttttggctcagcggcccagggtaacagggagagatgTTGGTGGTTGAGGTTGAggttgaggtcttggcgcagaaaataatagtttaacccgagatttgataataagtgcttgagtttgtGGGGCTTTTGTGCACGGAcacttagtcttctttctctttcctatgggtctcaaaggggggatatattggagtattaaagttgcattgtttgctgtgtaaccaagactatgtagtcagctttgagcttgctatttgctatgcatgtatccaatttagtaggagaatgaaatcttaagaatgtagaagataatggtgtgttatGAGAGGTAgcaaagagatgtagattagaacatgattaagtcaatgggtagaaacaatagtggcagatgcacttgtgatatgcaactgtagaccaattggatatgctaatgcaaccaaaccaggagattgctataaaaaaatgctatgtacacgGATCGGTGGGcagtcagcgactagctcaatgaccgtctcagctttgatttgcaaattaaagtttaatacttcttgaagaatcttctgcgtctcctggtcctttgtggggcatgagaaaccacgacaaaatcaGGTGCAGTAAATTGGTGGACATACCAGGAGAAACAAGTTACAGACCATAGAATAAtaaggatgcaggaaagaagtggagggatTTGCAATGGTGAGAACAGGCATGAACCTGGAAGAACAAAAGATCTCCTCTTGGGTTGTTGTATGAAAGGTTAAAAGCAACATGAAAGTAAAAATAGCAAGCAACTTATGTGTTTCTGCTTGTATAAGCTACAATGACCCAACATTTCCACACTGCCACCATTTATCTCTCCAGCTATTAGGAAGAAATCAAATTCTAGACTGGAATGATTTAAAATTATTTGATTTTTCTTTGAAGCTTTTATAAAGGAACTCACGAGTTAAGTCAAagcagccttttctctttggggatttgatcaaggtaagGTTATGTTTGGCAGTAACAAGCTACTCCAAGGAAATTCATGGCAAACATTTTTTAATACTTTATTGTGTAAGTCACTCTTCTGTTTGAAAATTAGTTGAATACTGAATGCAAAGGTGTTTTACTGATTTTAAATGTTCTTCAATAGAGTGTTTGCTGAACCTGGATACCCTGGGTTTCAGCGCAACCAGCAAATTTCTAATGAAAGAGATTTTTTGAAAGATTAACTTCATtcatcatatgtacatcaaaacatcgaaaCACATCACTTGTGTCAAATCatatcagcaaggattgtgctggataGTCAGGCAGCCCACAAGCATTGCCAGCCTCACTTCAGGCACCATCATTACATATCCACCCACAACTTATGAAtcctaaccatatgtctttggaacgtgggaggaaatcagaggacccagagaaaactcacATGGCTACAAGGAGAATGTGTAAGACCTCTTATAGTCAGTGGTGCGAGTTGAACCCGAATTtatagctggtgctgtaaagtgttgcactaactgcagCACCGCTATGCTACCCCTAATGTAATAGGGTCGGTGGAACGTCCCAAACACACTTGTATAGAGAGTGAAATATTGAAGATAATGATGTTTAATATTTCATAAATACTCTAATAAATCTGTCTATTGGGAGGTTGGTGAAATAATCTGGCAGATTATTACAGATCAGAGGAATTACCTGCAGGATTGCTAAAACGGTCAGTTGACAGTAACCTGGAAAGAAATCCCGGGAAACTGTTGCTGGGTTACAAATTCCCTTCTCCAATGAAATCATTTCAAACTCTTGAGGAAAAAGCTTAAGTTTTTTTAAGTATCAAGTTACCCGCCACAATAAATCTCAAAcaaaaatatctaaaaaaaatttgAGATTATCAACTGAATATCAAAGTCCACTTGATCATCCCCAATATATATTTACTCAAAAAGTTTTTAAAGTAATTCTTATTCTTCAAATATTTGTGCTTTCTATCTCAATGTAGTTATCATCCTTGCATATTTACACTGATGTCAAATATTTACTTATGCAAAATAGCATTTAGTTCCTTAAATTGGAATATTCTGTTTGGGGATTGCATGGATACTCTTCGATGGCACAAATTGTGATTACATTGCTTTTAATGGCTAATTGAATCAACCATTCTTTTTTAGCTTTTTTAAATAAGTGTTTGAAACAACAGGACTTTGGTGGCATGTATTCAGCAAGAATAGAGTTTGTTGTGGTGGCGGAGGGTTCAGGAGGGGCAGGAAATGGTAGTTTAAAGGTAAGGAAGAATGAAAGTTTGATCTGAGGCAATGAGAGTTCCATATGTTGAACTGCCAGAAAGGTTTTTGTATCAGGTAGCAAAAATGTAGGGATGGATTTGCCAACAAAACAAATTAAATAGGTCCTATGAACTTTGAAAGAAAATTCAGTGGGCTAATAGCTATTTGAACTGGGAGGGGGTGGCTAGTGTTGCCCAGGGACAGAAAAAATAATGGACCAATGAGTTATGAATTCATATCTACTTCTGCTTAGTTGCAAATCTTTTGTATCAACATACAATCAAAAACATGACGAAATGTTGTAGAAAGGTAGTCAGACTGATTTGCATGTCTTGCAGCAGCTTCCTTTTCATTAGCATATCACAAGTCATTATATCACCAATCAAGTACTTCTTGTAGAACATTTAGTGCTGCAATATCAGAAATATTGCAGAGAAGTTGTGCATGGAAAGCATGCACAAATAGAAAATTATAGATTTCATTCCAACATTTCAAATTTATCTATGGAGAGGTGAACTTGAGTTTGATTCTGACATCACAAGTGCCCTGCAAAGGTTCCTATTGGGAGGACTTTGATTCATTACTTttattcccccaccccaccaccccccaagATTAGACCATTTTAAGTGTTTTTAAGTCTGGTTGATAGTGATTATCTTGGTTTGTGCAAATACCTAGAGAAGGTGAATTCACACTGATCTTCATACAAGTTGCAGAAAAGATCTGCAGGTTCAACCAATCCATTACTAGAGCACAGTGCCAGGTCCTCTGAATGAAATGGGCAGAAATAATAGATTTTCAAGAGGTGGTGACAGAACCTTTATTCTAAAACTAACAAACAAATCCCTGTGCATGCAAAATGCTATTCGAGTGCTTTGGGGCTGTTACAGTGATGTATTCTATTATTGCCATTGGATAAACTGCAAGCTGCCATGTCAGTATAGCCAGTGTTTGTAAATTTGCAACATACTTCACTGTGGAATCAGTAATAAAAAGGTACAATTAAATTACAACAAACTTTTTTTCAGAAATAAAGTGGTTCGTTGTAGCAAGATGATAAGCTCTTTCAATCATTTTGCACAGTTCTTGCTTGCTTAATTCTGGAGTCTTTTCACATCTCAACTCATGTCACCCTATGGATgcgcatcctgacaagttgcatcactGTTTATACAGAATCTGTACTGTGGCAGACAGAAAGGCTTCACAACGGCTGGTCAAAATTACCCAATGAAcctctggcaccagcctacctgccaacAAGGGCATGTATACAAAAAGGTGCCTAAAAAGGGCCAGCAGACTCACGAAgcatcccacacaccctgctcatggactgcttgtcccactcccatcagagaggaggctatATAACATCCACTCCAGGACCACCTGACAAAAACAATTTCTTTCTtccagcagtaaggctgatcaacaccttcacccaccaaCTCCAGTCCTACTTTACTATTTACTTTCAGTTGCTTTATGTACAGGCTAGCATCACTTtacagacatacaatcaatctatgtacataagCAATCCTACCTAATTATATTTATtgagttttatttttattattgtgctctttgtttgtgttttttttgttctgCACTGGATCCAGAGCAGCAATGATtcaattctcctttacacttgtgtacagaaaAGGATATTAAATCAGGTTTTTTAATgcgtggacccctaccattaac comes from Hypanus sabinus isolate sHypSab1 chromosome 12, sHypSab1.hap1, whole genome shotgun sequence and encodes:
- the LOC132402874 gene encoding general transcription factor II-I repeat domain-containing protein 2-like, giving the protein MVDMTAHLNTLNTALQGKGRTALHMLEDVLAFERKLTVLARDLQKGTLSHFPNLREFKQGHDMIISEYLHSAIIAMQTSFGKRFCEFREEKNTLSFPVTPLSIDQSLLNTTALAGVSQPDLEMELADIADKDIWVSKFRRLTADLEDVARQKAVLAQKHKWSDIENLTDDSLRSCVKMKVTSYSPDVQTLCAEVQEQKSH